ACTCAACAAGAAGCTATGGCAACGGAAATTACAAACCCGATTTTCTTAGGAATCATTCAAGACATGAACCGACAGATGCAACCACGCGCAAAAGTGACAACAAAGAAATACTCTGTCTGCGAAGCACCTAAAGTATCAGAAGAAGAATTACTGTCTGCTCTCGTCGACCGCCATAAAGGAAAAGTACAATTCATTGACTTTTGGGCTACCTGGTGCGGTGGCTGCCGAAGGACGATTAAAGAATATGAACCTATTAAAAAAGAATTAGGCGAAAACGTAGCTTTTGTCTACCTAACTGGCCCCAGTTCCATCGAAAAGACTTGGAAAATACTCATACAAGACATTGTCGGTGAACATTATTGGTTAAACGAAAAGCAATGGGGTTATCTTTGGAAACATTTTCAGATGAAAGGTTTGCCCATGTATTTGGTGATAGACAAGCAAGGAAATATAGTGAAACGATTCACCCATGTGACACGAAAAGAACTGGAAGAGTTATTAAAACAGGAAATAAATAAATAGAATACCAGCATTTTCAAAAGATGTACTGGTAAGCGGGTGTATCGAAACCCTTATAAATTAAAAATCATCTTCGCTACAGATAGTTGTGGCGAAGATGAATTCGTTAAAAGGGGAGTTCTGACACATCTCCTTATTCTTATCTTATTCTGTTATATTCTGAGTTCATTGACGAATCTCTCTTCTTTAAGAAAAACGAGACGACAAGCTCAGAACAGCAGAGCGAAATGATAGGGCTTACCTGTTTTTCAGGCGACGCCCAACCTTATCCATCTCTAAAAGTTAATCATGTGCATAATCTTCTCCGTAGCTCCGGCATTACTGGTCACATAATAACCAGCATTCGCACCGGTCTCACGCATGAAAACATCATCTGCCTGAAAACGGTCCAGCAAGGTTTTCAACTCGTGATAGTCTTTAATTGAGTATGCGCCTTTAGCTTCGAGCAACCGGATTGCTTCCATAAACTTCTGATATTTCGGTCCGAAGATAACAGGGATGCCATATACAGCAGCTTCCAGCGTATTATGAATACCGACGCCAAAACCACCTCCGATATAAGCCACTTCTCCATAGCGGTAAATAGAAGATAACAGTCCGAAGCAATCGATAATCAAGCAATCAACTTTCAGTACATTCTTTTCGTCAGCACGAGTATAGCGTACATAAGGACGTTTCAGTTTACTGATAATCTCCACCAGATGATTTTCATCAATCACATGCGGAGCGATGATCAACTTCATTTCCGGATGGGTGTTGAAGTACTCCAGGAATAAATCTTCATCCGGTCCCCAAGAACTGCCTGCCACAAACGTAAAGGCATTGTCTCCTTTAAACATTTTCACCAACGGAAGGTCTTTGGCCTCTTCCCGAATCTGCAACACACGGTCGAAACGGGTATCTCCCACCACTGTCACACGACAAATGCCAATCTTCGACAAATAGCGTTTGGAAGCCTCATTCTGCACAAACAAATGATCGAAATCCTTCAGCACATTACGATAAGTCCCACCATACCATTTAAAGAATATCTGATCGCGACGGAAAATGGAAGAAACACTATACACCGGGATGCGACGCTTATGAAGCTCATCCAGGTAATTCTTCCAAAATTCGTACTTGATAAAGAATGCCATGCACGGGTTTGCAATATCCAGGAACTTCTTCACATTCCGCGGTTTATCAAACGGCAGATAGCAGACAATGTCCGCTCCCCGGTAATGCTTGCGCACTTCGTAACCGGACGGAGAGAAAAATGTAAGCAATATCTTATAATCGGGATATTTTTCCCTGATCATTTCTATTAATGGACGCCCTTGTTCAAACTCGCCAAGCGAAGCAGCGTGAAACCAAATATACTGCTCCCCTTTCTCCACTTGCTGTCGTAGAAGTTCATACACCACCCAATGCCCTTTCATCATTTTTCGGGGCTTACGGCTGAACGGAGCAGCAAAATGAACCAAAAGGTCATAAATAACTATTGCCAGATTGTAAAGCATAATTTACAAATCCTAATTATTTAAGTACCTCTACGGCGCGCTTCATACGAGCCAATGTCTCTTCCTTGCCCAACACCCAGGAAATATCGAACATATGCGGACCTTTACCTTCGCCTACCAGTGTCAGACGGAAAGCATTCATTATATTACCTGTATGGTAACCTTTTTCAGCAATCCAGTCCATCACTACTTTCTCCTGACCTTCAATGCTGAAATCCTCGATGCCGGCAATTACTTCCGCCAACTCAGTCATACATTTTGCCGAGTCTTCTTTCCAGCGTTTCTTCACTGTCTTTTCGTCATATTCAGCAGGAGCCACAAAGAAGAAACTACATACATCCCACAGTTCCTTGATAAAACTTACACGGTCTTTCATCATGCCGACTACCGTAACGACCTTCTCGAAAGGAGCCTCTACCCCATGCTCTTTCAACACAGGCAAAAACAGTTCGGCAATTTCTTCATTCGGTTTAAGCTGGATATACTGATGATTGAACCAAATACCTTTTTTATAGTCGAATTTAGCTCCGGACTTGCTGCAACGATGAATGTCGAACAGTTTTATCATCTCGTCCATAGACATCACTTCCTGATCGTTGCCCGGATTCCATCCCAACAAAGCCAGGAAGTTAATCACCGCTTCGGGCAAATAACCCGATTCACGATATCCGGAAGACACTTCTCCCGATTCCGGACGCCATTCCAACGGGAATACAGGGAATCCCAAACGGTCGCCGTCACGCTTGCTTAGTTTACCGTTTCCTTCCGGCTTCAACAGCAAAGGCAAGTGGGCAAATTCCGGCATCGTGTCTTCCCAGCCGAATGCACGGTACAAAAGTACGTGCAGCGGTGCCGAAGGCAACCATTCTTCGCCACGGATTACATGAGACACTTCCATCAAATGGTCATCCACAATGTTTGCGAGATGATAAGTAGGCAGTTCGTCAGCCGACTTATAAAGCACCTTGTCATCCAGAATAGATGAATTAATAACGACTTCGCCACGAATCAAGTC
This sequence is a window from Bacteroides thetaiotaomicron VPI-5482. Protein-coding genes within it:
- a CDS encoding 3-deoxy-D-manno-octulosonic acid transferase, with translation MLYNLAIVIYDLLVHFAAPFSRKPRKMMKGHWVVYELLRQQVEKGEQYIWFHAASLGEFEQGRPLIEMIREKYPDYKILLTFFSPSGYEVRKHYRGADIVCYLPFDKPRNVKKFLDIANPCMAFFIKYEFWKNYLDELHKRRIPVYSVSSIFRRDQIFFKWYGGTYRNVLKDFDHLFVQNEASKRYLSKIGICRVTVVGDTRFDRVLQIREEAKDLPLVKMFKGDNAFTFVAGSSWGPDEDLFLEYFNTHPEMKLIIAPHVIDENHLVEIISKLKRPYVRYTRADEKNVLKVDCLIIDCFGLLSSIYRYGEVAYIGGGFGVGIHNTLEAAVYGIPVIFGPKYQKFMEAIRLLEAKGAYSIKDYHELKTLLDRFQADDVFMRETGANAGYYVTSNAGATEKIMHMINF
- the gltX gene encoding glutamate--tRNA ligase, producing MAERKVRVRFAPSPTGALHIGGVRTALYNYLFARQHGGDLIFRIEDTDSNRFVPGAEEYILESFKWLGIHFDEGVSFGGEHGPYRQSERREIYKKYVQILLDNDKAYIAFDTPEELDAKRAEIANFQYDASTRGMMRNSLTMSKEEVDALIAEGKQYVVRFKIEPNEDVHVNDLIRGEVVINSSILDDKVLYKSADELPTYHLANIVDDHLMEVSHVIRGEEWLPSAPLHVLLYRAFGWEDTMPEFAHLPLLLKPEGNGKLSKRDGDRLGFPVFPLEWRPESGEVSSGYRESGYLPEAVINFLALLGWNPGNDQEVMSMDEMIKLFDIHRCSKSGAKFDYKKGIWFNHQYIQLKPNEEIAELFLPVLKEHGVEAPFEKVVTVVGMMKDRVSFIKELWDVCSFFFVAPAEYDEKTVKKRWKEDSAKCMTELAEVIAGIEDFSIEGQEKVVMDWIAEKGYHTGNIMNAFRLTLVGEGKGPHMFDISWVLGKEETLARMKRAVEVLK